The Hippoglossus hippoglossus isolate fHipHip1 chromosome 19, fHipHip1.pri, whole genome shotgun sequence genome has a segment encoding these proteins:
- the aatkb gene encoding serine/threonine-protein kinase LMTK1 isoform X1, producing the protein MLLLLVMSSVALSPGSALSSHFSSDGAPLSGLSWSSSLAVVAVSLLGLFTFVFLMLACLCCKKGKAGFKEFKNVDGEDYHADMSTLASPASLGSPDVYILPLTEVSLPVAKQPARSVHLLKSTDLSRHSLLYLKEIGNGWFGKVLLGEVNSGLSTTEVVVKELKSSASVQDQMHFLEEAQPFRLLQHPALLQCLAQCTEVTPYLLVMEFCPLGDVKSYLRSCRTAETMTPEPLILQRMACDIASGLLHLHKHNYAHSDLALRNCLLTADVSVKIGDYGLSHNKYKDDYYLTSDQMFVPLRWIAPELVDEVHGNLLVADNTQQSNIWSLGVTIWELLELGNQPYRHYSDRQVLTYAVREQQLRLPKPLLPVPLAERWFEVMQFCWLQPDQRPNAEEVHLLLSYLCAKGASEAEEDFDRRWNSLCPGFNSHHGASAMSQDHPSSTSSSFPLLEQFSAGDGYHSESGDDILTVTETSHGLNFEYKWEQARADQSYRAQDSSSTLGQVNHHCQEAFYPPGGIVGGCPMESLSHAVTPSYYQSKHLHAPGVLPVLSAHSPSVSNEYYIRIEEPVDCNIDLDYTMCSYSPEYQGSSGSFLTGSADSGECMACPSQAKNMGMAPYWAADIHKSDVFDSNDSSPAISLTMEPLLGQVSHNSPLRPWESSHYVSYKDRDGGYYYEHSPPLGIDHYLIGSDHSSEHHQESWGSRSLRQALGELENPLGVTRTVTSPPQQAYRDPYLDTSQTSIIGKNVTGGYYDMMGSLRKTMPSHTRHNSHSVSINMETEGALFIGHRDSDSEEEEEEDIFVERHTCNTWPSKHRHSSAGHHRRASCRQDAYVDFHYTMPSTDIEDSWPEENSLAFHSLPKPIDYLEPQQAKDNSACLSLSKHHAMVPSDNCNTYIYLCHEGDTPAPASGECCHSHFVDPLTGLLVRNNSYSHSNYVRDKIVDPPCNEEMINLSPAPGGPIVAKPTLIKTEECGEQYIDLITNGSPLKEKREDVIKENLIMQNPTEPKIEEVTLTMTIPPPPDDNMHVMVALTDPESDLSPTGDSGVDRGSSSACLADILDCSDDDEEEDDITEDITDVTSGIFADESSELSASPAFKSLQKQVGTPDSMDSMDLPSAAGSCEGFSPASSSSPKAMDSGYDTENNESPEFVPKEPHEPREQPLAKPTLDTSLEEDEELEEAKEGEPSLGEDVASGASQTGDHIFSPLSDETPYRDSAYFSDYESEKQSRDEGEESSSSTGRDEQRMEEKKGEKRKSEDEEEVEDAAANKDIKVEVKHISTEGTEFSCPPEMEEYLTEDCRDEELGLPLEPSVSIEGGLDEWPSQDESSSLGDWAAEVVGAMEEALGALNGNSSLNLKVESDEAEVLEDSEPTEEPVIKTIQTRTSGETLHSLPKDEVALQHTANTRRFSTSSPPPPSTPPPPLPATDGRGSPADGEEADEEDGDTDDSDESDEELRSYSMQEQSCGEESEEECHPVPIVVSDDSEAHKLRSLLKMPTLLTEENLQEELERTKKTVSFFDDVTVYLFDQESPTKELSEQSFPVGAEGQRSHSKSKERVTASDDSSDGNISEESAGYEWEDDFPLLPLPTSSGASDSPPPRSVPKAPDAKPAAQFSRFTVSPSSISRFSITHITDSDMDSAGGSSEDGDKE; encoded by the exons ATGGCGCCCCGCTGAGTGGGCTGTCCTGGTCGTCGTCCCTGGCTGTGGTGGCCGTCTCCTTGTTGGGCCTCTTCACCTTCGTCTTCCTCATGCTGGCCTGCCTCTGCTGCAAGAAGGGCAAGGCCGGCTTTAAG GAATTCAAGAATGTGGACGGGGAGGACTACCACGCAGACATGTCCACCTTGGCCTCGCCGGCCTCCCTGGGCAGCCCCGACGTCTACATCCTGCCCCTCACCGAGGTGTCGCTGCCGGTCGCCAAGCAACCTGCTCGGTCAG TCCATCTCCTGAAGTCCACAGACCTGAGCCGCCACAGTCTCCTCTACCTGAAAGAGATCGGGAATGGCTGGTTTGGGAAG GTTCTGCTGGGGGAGGTGAACTCAGGCCTGAGCACCACTGAGGTGGTAGTGAAGGAACTCAAGTCCAGTGCCAGTGTGCAGGACCAGATGCACTTCCTGGAGGAGGCGCAGCCTTTTCG CCTCCTGCAGCAccctgctctgctgcagtgtctgGCCCAGTGCACCGAGGTCACGCCCTACCTGCTGGTGATGGAGTTCTGTCCActg gGGGATGTGAAGAGTTACCTCCGCAGCTGCAGGACTGCAGAGACCATGACCCCGGAGCCCTTGATCCTTCAGCGGATGGCCTGTGACATCGCCTCAGGACTCCtgcatctgcacaaacacaactacGCTCACAG TGACCTGGCGCTGAGGAACTGCTTGTTAACTGCTGATGTCTCAGTGAAGATCGGAGACTATGGCCTGTCCCACAACAAGTACAAG GATGATTACTACCTGACGTCAGATCAGATGTTCGTGCCGCTGCGCTGGATCGCTCCAGAGCTCGTGGACGAGGTGCACGGAAACCTGCTGGTGGCAGACAACACCCAGCAGAGCAACatctg GTCTCTGGGTGTGACCATCTGGGAGCTGCTGGAGTTGGGGAACCAGCCCTACAGACACTACTCTGACCGACAGGTGCTCACCTACGCTgtgagggagcagcagctgcGACTTCCCAAACCACTGCTCCCAGTGCCGCTGGCTGAGCGCTG GTTTGAAGTGATGCAGTTCTGCTGGCTCCAGCCGGATCAGAGACCCAATGCAGAGGAAGTCCACTTGCTGCTCAGCTACCTGTGTGCCAAGGGGGCCAGCGAGGCAGAGGAGGACTTTGATAGGCGCTGGAACTCGCTGTGTCCTGGATTCAACAGCCACCACGGTGCCTCTGCAATGTCACAAGACCACCCctcgtccacctcctcctccttccctctcctcgaGCAGTTTTCGGCAGGCGATGGCTACCACTCGGAGTCTGGGGACGACATACTAACAGTCACAGAAACCAGCCATGGCCTGAACTTTGAGTACAAGTGGGAGCAGGCCAGGGCCGACCAGTCCTATAGAGCCCAGGACTCCTCCAGTACCCTGGGTCAGGTCAACCATCATTGCCAGGAAGCATTttatccaccagggggcattgTTGGAGGCTGCCCTATGGAGAGCCTCAGCCACGCAGTTACTCCTTCTTACTACCAATCGAAACATCTCCATGCTCCTGGTGTTCTCCCCGTCCTCAGTGCCCATAGCCCCTCAGTAAGCAATGAATACTACATCCGCATTGAAGAGCCAGTGGATTGTAACATCGATCTGGACTATACCATGTGCTCCTACAGCCCAGAGTATCAGGGCAGCAGTGGGAGCTTCCTTACTGGGAGCGCAGACTCAGGCGAGTGCATGGCCTGTCCATCACAAGCTAAGAACATGGGCATGGCTCCCTATTGGGCAGCAGACATCCATAAGTCAGATGTGTTTGACTCCAATGACTCGAGTCCGGCCATCTCCCTGACAATGGAGCCGCTTTTAGGACAAGTGTCGCACAACAGCCCCCTACGACCCTGGGAGTCCAGTCACTATGTGTCCTATAAAGACAGAGACGGAGGTTACTACTATGAGCACTCGCCACCTTTGGGAATCGACCACTATCTGATTGGAAGTGACCACTCCAGTGAGCACCATCAGGAAAGCTGGGGGTCGAGGAGCTTACGTCAGGCCCTGGGTGAGTTGGAGAACCCGCTGGGTGTCACCCGCACTGTGACCAGTCCACCTCAACAGGCCTACAGAGATCCATACCTGGACACAAGTCAGACCTCCATCATCGGAAAGAACGTGACTGGGGGTTACTACGACATGATGGGCTCGCTCAGGAAGACTATGCCCAGCCACACAAGGCACAACAGCCACTCGGTCAGTATCAACATGGAGACAGAGGGGGCGCTCTTTATCGGGCACAGAGACAGCgattcagaagaagaagaagaggaggatatATTTGTTGAGAGACACACCTGCAACACGTGGCCTTCAAAACACCGCCACAGCAGCGCGGGTCACCACAGACGGGCGAGCTGTAGACAGGACGCTTATGTAGATTTCCACTACACCATGCCGAGCACAGACATTGAGGACTCCTGGCCAGAGGAGAACAGCCTGGCCTTCCACTCTCTACCCAAACCTATCGACTACCTTGAGCCGCAACAGGCCAAAGACAACAGTGCCTGCCTCAGTCTGAGCAAACACCACGCGATGGTGCCTTCAGACAACTGCAACACCTACATCTACCTGTGCCACGAGGGCGACACTCCGGCACCAGCGTCTGGAGAGTGCTGCCACTCCCACTTTGTTGACCCACTCACCGGTTTGCTCGTCAGAAACAACAGCTACAGTCACAGCAACTACGTCCGAGATAAGATCGTTGACCCCCCATGCAACGAGGAGATGATCAATCTATCCCCCGCTCCAGGGGGTCCCATTGTGGCCAAACCCACCTTGATAAAGACTGAGGAGTGTGGAGAGCAGTATATTGACCTGATAACTAACGGTTCCCCACtcaaagagaagagggaggatgTAATCAAGGAAAACCTAATCATGCAAAACCCCACAGAACCTAAAATAGAAGAGGTGACGCTGACAATGACGATCCCCCCGCCTCCTGACGACAACATGCACGTGATGGTGGCCCTCACAGACCCGGAGTCAGACTTGAGTCCCACTGGAGACAGCGGCGTTGACCGAGGCAGCTCCAGTGCTTGTCTCGCTGACATCCTCGACTGCAGCGatgatgacgaggaggaggatgacatCACTGAGGATATCACCGACGTCACCTCAGGCATCTTCGCTGACGAGTCCAGTGAGCTGAGCGCTTCTCCTGCCTTCAAGTCTCTGCAGAAGCAGGTAGGAACTCCCGATTCCATGGATTCCATGGATCTACCATCTGCAGCTGGGTCCTGTGAAGGCTtcagccccgcctcctccagctcccctAAAGCTATGGACAGTGGCTACGACACAGAAAACAACGAGAGCCCAGAGTTTGTACCCAAAGAGCCTCATGAGCCCCGAGAACAACCTCTGGCAAAGCCTACCCTAGATACAAGcctggaggaggacgaggagctggaggaggccaaGGAGGGGGAACCATCACTGGGTGAAGATGTGGCCTCAGGAGCCTCTCAGACGGGCGACCACATCTTTTCACCACTAAGTGATGAAACCCCGTACAGAGACTCAGCGTACTTCTCAGACTACGAGAGTGAGAAGCAGTCCagggatgaaggagaagaaTCATCATCATCGACAGGAAGAGATGAACAAAGAATGGaagaaaagaagggagagaaaaggaagagtgaggatgaggaagaagtTGAAGACGCTGCAGCAAACAAAGACATCAAAGTTGAAGTGAAGCACATATCAACAGAAGGAACAGAATTCTCTTGTCCACCAGAGATGGAGGAATACTTGACAGAGGATTGTCGAGATGAGGAGTTGGGGCTTCCTCTGGAGCCCTCTGTGTCTATAGAGGGAGGACTGGACGAATGGCCGTCCCAGGACGAGAGCTCATCTCTCGGGGACTGGGCAGCAGAGGTGGTGGGGGCCATGGAAGAGGCGCTTGGGGCCCTGAATGGAAACAGTTCACTCAACCTTAAGGTAGAAAGTGACGAAGCAGAAGTCTTGGAAGACTCAGAACCAACAGAAGAGCCAGTGATCAAGACCATTCAGACCAGGACATCCGGTGAAACCCTGCACTCTTTACCCAAAGACGAGGTGGCCCTGCAGCACACGGCTAACACCCGACggttctccacttcctctcctccacctccgtcAACCCCTCCACCTCCGCTCCCTGCAACAGACGGCCGGGGGTCTCCAGCCGATGGGGAAGAGGCGGATGAGGAGGACGGCGACACAGACGACAGCGATGAGTCCGATGAGGAGCTGCGATCCTATAGCATGCAGGAGCAGAGCTGCggggaggagagcgaggaggagtgCCACCCGGTGCCCATTGTGGTGAGCGACGACAGCGAGGCCCACAAACTGCGCAGCCTCCTCAAGATGCCAACGCTGCTCACAGAGGAgaacctgcaggaggagctggagcgcACGAAGAAGACGGTGTCCTTCTTTGACGATGTCACCGTCTACCTGTTTGATCAA GAAAGTCCGACTAAAGAGCTGAGTGAGCAGAGCTTCCCTGTGGGAGccgagggtcagaggtcacacagcAAATCCAAAGAGAGAGTCACCGCCTCCGACGACTCCTCTGATGGGAACATCTCAGAAGAGA GTGCAGGGTACGAGTGGGAGGACGACTTCCCCCTCCTGCCTCTCCCAACGTCCTCAGGAGCATCCGACTCTCCTCCCCCCCGCTCCGTCCCCAAAGCCCCGGACGCCAAACCGGCCGCTCAGTTCTCCCGCTTCACCGTCTCCCCCTCCAGCATCTCCCGCTTCTCCATCACTCACATCACTGACTCTGATATGGACTCAGCAGGAG GAAGCAGCGAGGACGGAGACAAAGAGTAA
- the aatkb gene encoding serine/threonine-protein kinase LMTK1 isoform X2 → MLLLLVMSSVALSPGSALSSHFSSDGAPLSGLSWSSSLAVVAVSLLGLFTFVFLMLACLCCKKGKAGFKEFKNVDGEDYHADMSTLASPASLGSPDVYILPLTEVSLPVAKQPARSVHLLKSTDLSRHSLLYLKEIGNGWFGKVLLGEVNSGLSTTEVVVKELKSSASVQDQMHFLEEAQPFRLLQHPALLQCLAQCTEVTPYLLVMEFCPLGDVKSYLRSCRTAETMTPEPLILQRMACDIASGLLHLHKHNYAHSDLALRNCLLTADVSVKIGDYGLSHNKYKDDYYLTSDQMFVPLRWIAPELVDEVHGNLLVADNTQQSNIWSLGVTIWELLELGNQPYRHYSDRQVLTYAVREQQLRLPKPLLPVPLAERWFEVMQFCWLQPDQRPNAEEVHLLLSYLCAKGASEAEEDFDRRWNSLCPGFNSHHGASAMSQDHPSSTSSSFPLLEQFSAGDGYHSESGDDILTVTETSHGLNFEYKWEQARADQSYRAQDSSSTLGQVNHHCQEAFYPPGGIVGGCPMESLSHAVTPSYYQSKHLHAPGVLPVLSAHSPSVSNEYYIRIEEPVDCNIDLDYTMCSYSPEYQGSSGSFLTGSADSGECMACPSQAKNMGMAPYWAADIHKSDVFDSNDSSPAISLTMEPLLGQVSHNSPLRPWESSHYVSYKDRDGGYYYEHSPPLGIDHYLIGSDHSSEHHQESWGSRSLRQALGELENPLGVTRTVTSPPQQAYRDPYLDTSQTSIIGKNVTGGYYDMMGSLRKTMPSHTRHNSHSVSINMETEGALFIGHRDSDSEEEEEEDIFVERHTCNTWPSKHRHSSAGHHRRASCRQDAYVDFHYTMPSTDIEDSWPEENSLAFHSLPKPIDYLEPQQAKDNSACLSLSKHHAMVPSDNCNTYIYLCHEGDTPAPASGECCHSHFVDPLTGLLVRNNSYSHSNYVRDKIVDPPCNEEMINLSPAPGGPIVAKPTLIKTEECGEQYIDLITNGSPLKEKREDVIKENLIMQNPTEPKIEEVTLTMTIPPPPDDNMHVMVALTDPESDLSPTGDSGVDRGSSSACLADILDCSDDDEEEDDITEDITDVTSGIFADESSELSASPAFKSLQKQVGTPDSMDSMDLPSAAGSCEGFSPASSSSPKAMDSGYDTENNESPEFVPKEPHEPREQPLAKPTLDTSLEEDEELEEAKEGEPSLGEDVASGASQTGDHIFSPLSDETPYRDSAYFSDYESEKQSRDEGEESSSEKKGEKRKSEDEEEVEDAAANKDIKVEVKHISTEGTEFSCPPEMEEYLTEDCRDEELGLPLEPSVSIEGGLDEWPSQDESSSLGDWAAEVVGAMEEALGALNGNSSLNLKVESDEAEVLEDSEPTEEPVIKTIQTRTSGETLHSLPKDEVALQHTANTRRFSTSSPPPPSTPPPPLPATDGRGSPADGEEADEEDGDTDDSDESDEELRSYSMQEQSCGEESEEECHPVPIVVSDDSEAHKLRSLLKMPTLLTEENLQEELERTKKTVSFFDDVTVYLFDQESPTKELSEQSFPVGAEGQRSHSKSKERVTASDDSSDGNISEESAGYEWEDDFPLLPLPTSSGASDSPPPRSVPKAPDAKPAAQFSRFTVSPSSISRFSITHITDSDMDSAGGSSEDGDKE, encoded by the exons ATGGCGCCCCGCTGAGTGGGCTGTCCTGGTCGTCGTCCCTGGCTGTGGTGGCCGTCTCCTTGTTGGGCCTCTTCACCTTCGTCTTCCTCATGCTGGCCTGCCTCTGCTGCAAGAAGGGCAAGGCCGGCTTTAAG GAATTCAAGAATGTGGACGGGGAGGACTACCACGCAGACATGTCCACCTTGGCCTCGCCGGCCTCCCTGGGCAGCCCCGACGTCTACATCCTGCCCCTCACCGAGGTGTCGCTGCCGGTCGCCAAGCAACCTGCTCGGTCAG TCCATCTCCTGAAGTCCACAGACCTGAGCCGCCACAGTCTCCTCTACCTGAAAGAGATCGGGAATGGCTGGTTTGGGAAG GTTCTGCTGGGGGAGGTGAACTCAGGCCTGAGCACCACTGAGGTGGTAGTGAAGGAACTCAAGTCCAGTGCCAGTGTGCAGGACCAGATGCACTTCCTGGAGGAGGCGCAGCCTTTTCG CCTCCTGCAGCAccctgctctgctgcagtgtctgGCCCAGTGCACCGAGGTCACGCCCTACCTGCTGGTGATGGAGTTCTGTCCActg gGGGATGTGAAGAGTTACCTCCGCAGCTGCAGGACTGCAGAGACCATGACCCCGGAGCCCTTGATCCTTCAGCGGATGGCCTGTGACATCGCCTCAGGACTCCtgcatctgcacaaacacaactacGCTCACAG TGACCTGGCGCTGAGGAACTGCTTGTTAACTGCTGATGTCTCAGTGAAGATCGGAGACTATGGCCTGTCCCACAACAAGTACAAG GATGATTACTACCTGACGTCAGATCAGATGTTCGTGCCGCTGCGCTGGATCGCTCCAGAGCTCGTGGACGAGGTGCACGGAAACCTGCTGGTGGCAGACAACACCCAGCAGAGCAACatctg GTCTCTGGGTGTGACCATCTGGGAGCTGCTGGAGTTGGGGAACCAGCCCTACAGACACTACTCTGACCGACAGGTGCTCACCTACGCTgtgagggagcagcagctgcGACTTCCCAAACCACTGCTCCCAGTGCCGCTGGCTGAGCGCTG GTTTGAAGTGATGCAGTTCTGCTGGCTCCAGCCGGATCAGAGACCCAATGCAGAGGAAGTCCACTTGCTGCTCAGCTACCTGTGTGCCAAGGGGGCCAGCGAGGCAGAGGAGGACTTTGATAGGCGCTGGAACTCGCTGTGTCCTGGATTCAACAGCCACCACGGTGCCTCTGCAATGTCACAAGACCACCCctcgtccacctcctcctccttccctctcctcgaGCAGTTTTCGGCAGGCGATGGCTACCACTCGGAGTCTGGGGACGACATACTAACAGTCACAGAAACCAGCCATGGCCTGAACTTTGAGTACAAGTGGGAGCAGGCCAGGGCCGACCAGTCCTATAGAGCCCAGGACTCCTCCAGTACCCTGGGTCAGGTCAACCATCATTGCCAGGAAGCATTttatccaccagggggcattgTTGGAGGCTGCCCTATGGAGAGCCTCAGCCACGCAGTTACTCCTTCTTACTACCAATCGAAACATCTCCATGCTCCTGGTGTTCTCCCCGTCCTCAGTGCCCATAGCCCCTCAGTAAGCAATGAATACTACATCCGCATTGAAGAGCCAGTGGATTGTAACATCGATCTGGACTATACCATGTGCTCCTACAGCCCAGAGTATCAGGGCAGCAGTGGGAGCTTCCTTACTGGGAGCGCAGACTCAGGCGAGTGCATGGCCTGTCCATCACAAGCTAAGAACATGGGCATGGCTCCCTATTGGGCAGCAGACATCCATAAGTCAGATGTGTTTGACTCCAATGACTCGAGTCCGGCCATCTCCCTGACAATGGAGCCGCTTTTAGGACAAGTGTCGCACAACAGCCCCCTACGACCCTGGGAGTCCAGTCACTATGTGTCCTATAAAGACAGAGACGGAGGTTACTACTATGAGCACTCGCCACCTTTGGGAATCGACCACTATCTGATTGGAAGTGACCACTCCAGTGAGCACCATCAGGAAAGCTGGGGGTCGAGGAGCTTACGTCAGGCCCTGGGTGAGTTGGAGAACCCGCTGGGTGTCACCCGCACTGTGACCAGTCCACCTCAACAGGCCTACAGAGATCCATACCTGGACACAAGTCAGACCTCCATCATCGGAAAGAACGTGACTGGGGGTTACTACGACATGATGGGCTCGCTCAGGAAGACTATGCCCAGCCACACAAGGCACAACAGCCACTCGGTCAGTATCAACATGGAGACAGAGGGGGCGCTCTTTATCGGGCACAGAGACAGCgattcagaagaagaagaagaggaggatatATTTGTTGAGAGACACACCTGCAACACGTGGCCTTCAAAACACCGCCACAGCAGCGCGGGTCACCACAGACGGGCGAGCTGTAGACAGGACGCTTATGTAGATTTCCACTACACCATGCCGAGCACAGACATTGAGGACTCCTGGCCAGAGGAGAACAGCCTGGCCTTCCACTCTCTACCCAAACCTATCGACTACCTTGAGCCGCAACAGGCCAAAGACAACAGTGCCTGCCTCAGTCTGAGCAAACACCACGCGATGGTGCCTTCAGACAACTGCAACACCTACATCTACCTGTGCCACGAGGGCGACACTCCGGCACCAGCGTCTGGAGAGTGCTGCCACTCCCACTTTGTTGACCCACTCACCGGTTTGCTCGTCAGAAACAACAGCTACAGTCACAGCAACTACGTCCGAGATAAGATCGTTGACCCCCCATGCAACGAGGAGATGATCAATCTATCCCCCGCTCCAGGGGGTCCCATTGTGGCCAAACCCACCTTGATAAAGACTGAGGAGTGTGGAGAGCAGTATATTGACCTGATAACTAACGGTTCCCCACtcaaagagaagagggaggatgTAATCAAGGAAAACCTAATCATGCAAAACCCCACAGAACCTAAAATAGAAGAGGTGACGCTGACAATGACGATCCCCCCGCCTCCTGACGACAACATGCACGTGATGGTGGCCCTCACAGACCCGGAGTCAGACTTGAGTCCCACTGGAGACAGCGGCGTTGACCGAGGCAGCTCCAGTGCTTGTCTCGCTGACATCCTCGACTGCAGCGatgatgacgaggaggaggatgacatCACTGAGGATATCACCGACGTCACCTCAGGCATCTTCGCTGACGAGTCCAGTGAGCTGAGCGCTTCTCCTGCCTTCAAGTCTCTGCAGAAGCAGGTAGGAACTCCCGATTCCATGGATTCCATGGATCTACCATCTGCAGCTGGGTCCTGTGAAGGCTtcagccccgcctcctccagctcccctAAAGCTATGGACAGTGGCTACGACACAGAAAACAACGAGAGCCCAGAGTTTGTACCCAAAGAGCCTCATGAGCCCCGAGAACAACCTCTGGCAAAGCCTACCCTAGATACAAGcctggaggaggacgaggagctggaggaggccaaGGAGGGGGAACCATCACTGGGTGAAGATGTGGCCTCAGGAGCCTCTCAGACGGGCGACCACATCTTTTCACCACTAAGTGATGAAACCCCGTACAGAGACTCAGCGTACTTCTCAGACTACGAGAGTGAGAAGCAGTCCagggatgaaggagaagaaTCATCATC agaaaagaagggagagaaaaggaagagtgaggatgaggaagaagtTGAAGACGCTGCAGCAAACAAAGACATCAAAGTTGAAGTGAAGCACATATCAACAGAAGGAACAGAATTCTCTTGTCCACCAGAGATGGAGGAATACTTGACAGAGGATTGTCGAGATGAGGAGTTGGGGCTTCCTCTGGAGCCCTCTGTGTCTATAGAGGGAGGACTGGACGAATGGCCGTCCCAGGACGAGAGCTCATCTCTCGGGGACTGGGCAGCAGAGGTGGTGGGGGCCATGGAAGAGGCGCTTGGGGCCCTGAATGGAAACAGTTCACTCAACCTTAAGGTAGAAAGTGACGAAGCAGAAGTCTTGGAAGACTCAGAACCAACAGAAGAGCCAGTGATCAAGACCATTCAGACCAGGACATCCGGTGAAACCCTGCACTCTTTACCCAAAGACGAGGTGGCCCTGCAGCACACGGCTAACACCCGACggttctccacttcctctcctccacctccgtcAACCCCTCCACCTCCGCTCCCTGCAACAGACGGCCGGGGGTCTCCAGCCGATGGGGAAGAGGCGGATGAGGAGGACGGCGACACAGACGACAGCGATGAGTCCGATGAGGAGCTGCGATCCTATAGCATGCAGGAGCAGAGCTGCggggaggagagcgaggaggagtgCCACCCGGTGCCCATTGTGGTGAGCGACGACAGCGAGGCCCACAAACTGCGCAGCCTCCTCAAGATGCCAACGCTGCTCACAGAGGAgaacctgcaggaggagctggagcgcACGAAGAAGACGGTGTCCTTCTTTGACGATGTCACCGTCTACCTGTTTGATCAA GAAAGTCCGACTAAAGAGCTGAGTGAGCAGAGCTTCCCTGTGGGAGccgagggtcagaggtcacacagcAAATCCAAAGAGAGAGTCACCGCCTCCGACGACTCCTCTGATGGGAACATCTCAGAAGAGA GTGCAGGGTACGAGTGGGAGGACGACTTCCCCCTCCTGCCTCTCCCAACGTCCTCAGGAGCATCCGACTCTCCTCCCCCCCGCTCCGTCCCCAAAGCCCCGGACGCCAAACCGGCCGCTCAGTTCTCCCGCTTCACCGTCTCCCCCTCCAGCATCTCCCGCTTCTCCATCACTCACATCACTGACTCTGATATGGACTCAGCAGGAG GAAGCAGCGAGGACGGAGACAAAGAGTAA